In Elaeis guineensis isolate ETL-2024a chromosome 1, EG11, whole genome shotgun sequence, a genomic segment contains:
- the LOC105034451 gene encoding strigolactones hydrolase CXE15, which produces MVDQEMIKRVVDEVSGWLRVFDDGSVDRTWTGPPEALFLMEPVPSHDYPRDGITLLDLPGDPSLRLYLPELPPQHAADGRRKALPILLHFHGGGFCISHFSWLMYHQFYARLARAVPAIVVSVDLPLAPEHRLPAAMDAGFRALLHLRSLAQAPPPPPEVAADPAECLRAGADFSRVFLIGDSSGGNVVHEVAARAGRLEEEQEGFWSPLKVAGGIPLHPGFVRSSRSRSELEVQSDSVFFTLDMLDKFLALALPEGATKDHPYTCPMGEAAPPLEEVRLPPFLVVVAEKDLIRDTNLEYCEAMRGTGKDVEVLVNKGVSHSFYLNKVAVDLDPTTGKRTEELILAIKDFMDRH; this is translated from the coding sequence ATGGTTGACCAGGAGATGATTAAGCGGGTGGTGGACGAGGTCTCGGGCTGGCTCCGGGTGTTCGACGACGGGTCCGTCGACCGGACCTGGACGGGACCGCCTGAGGCCCTTTTCCTCATGGAACCCGTCCCCTCCCACGACTACCCCCGCGATGGCATCACCCTCCTCGACCTCCCCGGCGATCCATCCCTCCGCCTCTACCTCCCCGAGCTGCCGCCGCAGCACGCTGCCGACGGGCGGAGGAAAGCGCTTCCCATCCTCCTCCACTTCCATGGCGGAGGCTTCTGTATCTCCCACTTCTCTTGGCTCATGTACCACCAGTTCTACGCCCGCCTCGCCCGCGCCGTCCCGGCCATCGTCGTCTCCGTCGATCTCCCTCTCGCTCCCGAGCACCGCCTCCCGGCAGCTATGGACGCTGGCTTCCGCGCACTCCTCCACCTCCGCTCCCTTGCCCAAGCTCCACCGCCACCGCCGGAGGTGGCGGCTGACCCGGCGGAGTGCCTACGCGCTGGCGCCGACTTCTCCCGGGTGTTCCTCATCGGGGACAGCTCCGGGGGGAACGTCGTGCACGAGGTGGCGGCGCGTGCGGGCCGGCTGGAGGAAGAGCAGGAGGGGTTCTGGTCACCGCTCAAGGTGGCGGGCGGTATTCCGCTCCACCCGGGGTTCGTCCGGTCGAGCCGGAGCCGGTCGGAGCTGGAGGTCCAGTCGGACTCGGTTTTCTTCACCCTGGACATGTTGGACAAGTTCCTGGCGCTGGCGCTGCCGGAGGGGGCTACCAAGGACCATCCCTACACGTGTCCGATGGGGGAGGCGgcgccgccgctggaggaggtGAGGCTGCCGCCGTTCCTGGTGGTGGTGGCGGAGAAGGACCTGATCCGCGACACCAATTTGGAGTACTGCGAGGCCATGCGGGGGACCGGGAAGGATGTGGAGGTGTTGGTGAACAAAGGGGTGAGTCACTCCTTCTACCTCAACAAGGTCGCCGTCGACTTGGACCCCACAACAGGCAAGCGGACGGAGGAGCTCATCCTGGCCATCAAGGACTTTATGGACCGCCACTGA